The following are from one region of the Fusarium verticillioides 7600 chromosome 1, whole genome shotgun sequence genome:
- a CDS encoding homocitrate synthase, whose protein sequence is MQSANNPISHHTSHTMGQGAASSNGGDNSCGANCVDNHVGHAIGDGDGVVRVSGGETGNDGGVVMEASVTDVGVSDLNQTTTTTYDESDDESSLADSSGSISDGPSFGGTSIRSLGSMSNWSIIDTTLREGEQFIHGDYDTETKLKIARALDDIGVEYIEVTSPAASPQSKLDCAAICKLGLKAKVLCHIRCNMDDARIAVETGVDGINMCIGTSTQLMKHSHGKDLDWIAAKAKEVIEFTQAHGIEVRFSGEDSFRSDFSEILKLYSLMDRLGAHRVGIADTVGGASPREVYEKISTLRQMIGCDIETHFHNDTGCAIANAYTAIEAGATHIDTTVLGIGERNGITSLSKLLQCMLHMGHDSVLAKYKLEKIPALEQLVAEAVRIEIPWNNASLARYL, encoded by the exons ATGCAGTCAGCCAACAACCCCATCTCCCACCATACCAGCCACACCATGGGCCAAGGTGCCGCCAGTAGCAACGGCGGCGACAATAGCTGCGGAGCGAATTGCGTGGATAACCATGTTGGCCATGCAAttggcgatggagatggggttgTCCGAGTCTCGGGTGGAGAGACTG GAAACGATGGAGGCGTCGTCATGGAAGCCTCCGTAACGGATGTTGGTGTCAGCGACTTGAACCaaactactactactacctACGATGAATCGGACGATGAGAGCTCCCTTGCGGACAGCTCCGGCTCCATTAGCGATGGACCCAGCTTTGGAGGAACTTCAATCCGATCCCTGGGCAGCATGTCCAACTGGAGCATCATCGACACTACTCTGCGTGAGGGCGAGCAGTTCATCCATGGCGATTACGACACTGAGACTAAGCTAAAGATTGCTCGAGCTTTAGATGACATTGGCGTTGAATAC ATCGAAGTGACCTCAcctgctgcttctcctcagtccAAGCTGGACTGCGCGGCTATCTGCAAGCTGggtctcaaggccaaggttcTTTGCCATATTCGATGCAACATGGACGATGCCAGAATCGCAGTTGAGACCGGCGTCGATGGAAT CAACATGTGCATTGGTACTTCCACTCAGCTCATGAAGCATTCCCACGGAAAGGATCTCGACTGGATCgccgccaaggccaaggaggtCATCGAATTCACCCAAGCCCACGGCATTGAGGTCCGATTCTCCGGCGAGGACTCATTCCGCTCCGACTTCAGTGAGATTCTGAAACTCTACTCGCTCATGGACCGTCTCGGCGCCCACCGCGTTGGAATTGCCGACACCGTTGGCGGCGCTTCTCCTCGTGAGGTCTATGAAAAGATCTCCACGCTCAGGCAGATGATCGGATGCGATATCGAGACTCACTTCCACAATGACACCGGATgtgccatcgccaacgccTACACTGCGATTGAGGCTGGGGCCACTCACATTGACACCACTGTCTTGGGCATCGGAGAGAGGAATGGAATTACTTCCCTTTCCAAGCTCCTGCAGTGCATGCTTCATATGGGCCATGACTCTGTTCTGGCCAAGtacaagcttgagaagatcccTGCTCTTGAACAGCTTGTCGCTGAGGCCGTTCGCATCGAGATCCCCTGGAACAACGCTTCACTTGCAAGATATCTCTGA
- a CDS encoding peptide-methionine (S)-S-oxide reductase, with amino-acid sequence MSYLPPFLARLARPFTQSTRLSIAPDQSAASVIPEGAQRCTVAAGCFWGTEHLYRRHFADKGLIDAKVGYIGGDLDNPSYRAVCGGKTGHAEAAQIIFDPTKVSYAQLLEFFYKTHDPTTLNRQGPDTGPQYRSAIYFHNEEQEKIAREVTEKANKQWWKGGIVTEIAPAGKWWTAEEYHQLYLHNNPSGYECPSHFLRPFPPLE; translated from the exons ATGTCCTACCTCCCCCCCTTCCTGGCGCGTCTCGCCCGCCCCTTCACGCAATCTACTCGTCTCTCAATCGCTCCCGATCAATCCGCTGCATCTGTCATCCCCGAGGGCGCCCAGCGTTGCACCGTCGCTGCGGGATGTTTCTGGGGAACAGAGCATTTGTACCGCAGACACTTTGCCGACAAGGGTCTCATCGATGCAAAGGTTGGATATATCGGTGGTGATCTCGACAACCCTAGTTACCGCGCCGTCTGCGGTGGAAAGACAGGCC ACGCTGAGGCTGCGCAAATCATCTTTGACCCTACAAAGGTCTCGTACGCACAACTCCTAGAATTCTTCTACAAGACGCACGACCCCACGACGCTGAACCGCCAGGGTCCCGATACCGGCCCTCAGTACCGATCTGCCATCTACTTCCACAacgaggagcaggagaagattgcGCGCGAGGTCACagagaaggccaacaagCAATGGTGGAAGGGCGGCATCGTTACCGAGATTGCGCCCGCCGGAAAGTGGTGGACTGCTGAGGAGTATCACCAACTCTACCTCCACAATAACCCCTCTGGCTATGAGTGTCCTAGCCACTTCCTGAGACCGTTCCCACCTCTAGAGTAA
- a CDS encoding glycerate dehydrogenase produces the protein MAPTKVAILDDYQGVADPFFKKLDPSKYEVVSIKDTLLPYNHPDSSQSNKDALVERFKPFDVICTMRERTPFPRELIEQLPSLKLLLTTAFRNRSLDLDTLRERGIPVAGTVDKPRSGKPVLAGTGSTTQHCVTLILSLARGIARDDAAVKEGLWQTGLATDLSGKTLGVLGLGRLGSAVARILNVALGMKIIAWSSNLTQEAADEKAREAGLPVEDGEGEKTYKVVSRDEFFRTADVVSVHLVLSDRTRGIVNKEDLAKMKSTALFVNTSRGPLVVERDLLDHLKAGRIRGAAVDVFEPEPLPADSEWRNKNWGRDGSSQVLVTPHMGYCEEDTIKSWYEQQVENIERWAANEPLHNVFT, from the exons ATGGCTCCAACCAAAGTGGCAATCTTGGACGACTACCAAGGAGTTGCTGaccccttcttcaagaaactTGACCCATCCAAGTATGAAGTCGTGTCTATCAAGGATACGTTGCTGCCTTACAACCACCCAGACAGCTCACAATCGAACAAGGATGCTCTAGTTGAGAGATTCAAGCCCTTCGATGTTATCT GCACGATGAGGGAGCGCACACCCTTCCCTCGAGAGTTGATCGAACAACTCCCTTCCCTTaagcttctcctcaccaCAGCATTTCGCAATAGATCATTGGACCTAGATACCCTCAGAGAACGAGGGATCCCAGTTGCCGGAACAGTTGATAAGCCCCGGAGCGGCAAGCCGGTGCTCGCTGGCACGGGCAGCACCACTCAACACTGCGTCACTCTCATCCTCTCGCTCGCTCGAGGCATCGCCAGGGATGACGccgctgtcaaggagggACTGTGGCAAACCGGACTTGCGACTGATCTCTCAGGGAAAACTTTGGGTGTCCTCGGCCTCGGGAGATTGGGAAGCGCAGTCGCGAGGATTCTCAACGTCGCATTGGGTATGAAGATTATCGCGTGGAGCAGCAACCTCACACAGGAGGCGGCAGATGAGAAGGCCAGGGAAGCCGGTCTTCctgttgaggatggggaGGGTGAGAAGACGTACAAAGTGGTAAGCCGAGACGAGTTCTTCAGAACTGCCGACGTGGTGTCTGTCCACCTTGTACTGTCTGATAGGACACGCGGCATAGTCAACAAGGAGGACttggcaaagatgaagtCGACAGCCTTGTTTGTCAATACCTCTCGCGGCCCCCTCGTCGTGGAGAGggatcttctcgaccatcTCAAGGCTGGTCGTATCAGGGGCGCAGCtgtcgatgtctttgagCCGGAACCTCTCCCCGCTGACAGTGAGTGGCGCAACAAGAACTGGGGTCGCGATGGATCAAGCCAGGTTCTGGTCACCCCTCACATGGGCTATTGCGAGGAGGACACCATCAAGTCGTGGTATGAGCAACAGGTTGAGAACATTGAGCGATGGGCTGCCAACGAGCCGTTACACAACGTATTCACCTAG